The window ATTTACAATGGATTTTTTTATTTAAAACAGTAACTTTTTAAACGACAACTTCTTCATTTTTATTATACATCAAACAATTACTGGTGTCTATTTTTATGTAGTTATTTTGGGTAGCAGAAACATTTTTTCAATTGTTAGTTTGAAATTTTTTGATTTATCTTGAGAAACTTTAATTTTATTATTTCTACATTTACCAAGAATAATTTTTCTTTTTATAAAAATAGCTTTCTATGATAAAATTCATAGAAAGCTATTTAAAAATATCTATTATTTTATTTTTATACTAATATAGAAAGTATAAGATTTTTTAGTACTTCTTTATATATAATTATTTATTATTTGTAAAATCTATAAGTGGTATTATTAAAGGTGGTTGTCCAGAATATGTTGTTATATTAGATATTATTGGTCTAAGATATGACATCATTATAGCAGGAGCATTTATTTTTAATAATGATTCAACAGTATTTTCATCTAACCCTTCTGCCCAAACAAAAGATGATATAGATGTTACTTTTAAATATAATGGATTATTTTTTGTT is drawn from Fusobacterium sp. SYSU M8D902 and contains these coding sequences:
- a CDS encoding protein-export chaperone SecB — encoded protein: MKKSFFQMKGFPIIANLNFEISNKFNFSENSLLEVEIKINTEVFSKKANEANLKLDVEIFPDKTKNNPLYLKVTSISSFVWAEGLDENTVESLLKINAPAIMMSYLRPIISNITTYSGQPPLIIPLIDFTNNK